The genomic stretch GTACAAATGCTTTGCCTAAATAGATGGACTACTACTGCTCTGCTGCTCTGATATAATTTGTATAGGCTGGTCcctgtttttatttaaattttgttgttGTATAATTTTGTTTTACATATGCTGAACTGCTGAACTGCTGTGTTGTAATGAACTGCTGTGTTGTTGTATAAATTTGCTTTAATGTACAAATGCTTTGCCTAAATAGATGGACTACTGCTGGGTGAActggtatatatatattgaactGATATGTACTGCAACGAACAGGGACTAAATTGATGTCACTTATAAAACTTAAGGGACTAAGTTGATGTCACTTATAAAACTTAAGGGACCAAATTGATGTCACTTATAAAACTAAAGGGATCAATTTGATGCTCGATAACTTGTATgtaactgttttttttttttgaaatcagGGCCTAATCCATGCTGTTAAGGAAGTTTTTCCTGGTGTCCATCACAGATTCTGTGTTTGGCACTTATGGAAGAACTTTAACAAGCAGTGGAAAGATCTCCAGTTGAGAGGGTTGCTATGGGAGTGTGCAAGGTGCACCAGCCAAGATGGGTTCCTAGAGAGTATAAAAAAGATTGAGAGGGTTAACAAGGAAGCTTGGGAGTATTTGAACAAGTGGCCTAGAGACTCTTGGAGTATTTTAACTTCATGAAGTTTGTTCCGAATCCTAGATTCAGACCACcaagaaacaaaaaatgaagACTAGGTTTATTATGTTTAGGAGAACATTATTTTGTGTAACTTTTTTGATGAAGCAGTGTACTTTCTGTATTTAGAACCCAAGTGTTGGGGATCTTTTTTGTTCAAAACTTGTGTTCTCAATATGTTGAGAACTGCTGACAGACTTGCACAATATTGCCCTGGCTCTTCCTTGCCTATTTTGTATATGTTTAATGCATTAATATATGATTATGGATTATTATGGCCTCATTGATTAGAGGATTCCATTAGTCCTGCAGGAACAGTTATTTATACATATAACCTCTACTTTATTCAGATTCCAAATTACTCTTGGACAGTCATGTAAAACAGTTTAATCTGCATTCCTTTCAACCAAAATGACAAGTGAAATTACATGAACAGAACAATATATGCATATCACATTTCACTTAGTTTTTGGCTAAATACAATTGACTCTGCTGCCTATCCAATTTTAAGACAAGCACAACAACTGTAACCAGCAGCAGCAGCATACATGTAAACAAGAAAATCCCCCCCATTTTCAGAACTCTAACTTCAGACTCTAGTCTTCCAAGTTTCCAAGCAATCTTCATCTTCCATTCTTCGTTGTCGTTTGAGGAGCTTGTTCTACCATCACATGTCACCGTATCTTCTTCCAGAATTTTGTACACCCAAAGAAACAACCCACACCACCTCTTTCCTGCAGTCTAAACCCAGGAAAGTGAATCAACCAACCTCTAGATTTACCACAAGGAACAGCATCAAGCACTTACATTGTAGTTTGGGCAACCCACGAACGGTCTCCCTGGATTCGAATCCGTTGCTGACCATCGCAGCACTGGTCTCGCCCCGcatgcacaccattctggcagaCGTGCATCTCTGTTTCTATTCATCCTCCTCATGATGCTTCCAAATGATCTTGGGTTGTTGGAGCTCCCAGCTGCGTTGCTTGCGCTAGCCATCAACACTGGTGTTCGATGATGAAGACAACACTGAAGACTCACCTCTGGTGCGATGGAGAGGATCGGAGAGAAGACGAGAAAAGCGTGTGCGACGGAGAAGAAAGGAGAACAAAGTCAATTTGGGGGTTAGGGTTTTTAAACTTAAATTAGGGACCAAATTGACTCCAAAACGTTCATCAAGCCACGTCAGCTAGCCGTTGGGCTGCTAACGTGTCACCAACGACGCCACCTCAGCTTTCCGGTTGCGCCAGGTGGACGAAATTCACCGGAAGGACCACTATGAGTACCGGAGATCAACTTCAAGGACGATCCAGACAAATTTTTAacttcagggattactttgatccTCGAGGACAACTTCAGGGACCACTCTGATGCCTACCTCTCAAACTTTGTTTGGATGAGTTGTTATTATTAAATTGGTCATGGTAGCGTTCGTGGTGTTAGCAGTGGTGGTGGAGCTAGGAGTGATCAAGGTTAAGGTAGGAAGGATAGGTGATGGATAAAAGGGAGGCAAGACTGATATATTATCTGCAGGTATTCAATCTGATTTATTTAGAGTAGGATTagtaatttaatttgtaatagATCGGATTGAGAGCAGAACAAATTAAGTTACAGATTAGGTATGAGtttagatttaattttattcaatctACCTGCATCAATAATGTATTATAGTatatagttaaaaaatttatacatgTATAGTTAGATTGATAGGAATCAAACCCACATCttctctattttattattttatatatgattaatgaaattgatgaattgatgattatgttatttgtaattttaacataaattttattatgatttagttgtttttaattttaatatgaacTTATTAATATGCTTAGAGTAAACGCAATCCGATTCTTATTCAAAAAATGGATATTTCgactttcaatttttttattttaggacAATACGACTCATCTGTTAAAAAATCTGTAGTAATGAAAATTAGTTTTGTAGGGGgttttatttgtaatttgtgGTGGTTTTAAATCTCCCATAAAATGCTTTTCAACAATATAACCAACTATAACCACTATTACCACCACATTTTTATCCTCGTCATTATCACTTCTACCTCTACTATTTTTATTGTGTAACCATActttatcattatcattatcgTTATCTCCTTTACTTCATCATCACCAATACAAATAGCATCaacaatgttattttatttcatttcttattcgatgttatttttttcctttaaaaagTATTCGTACTGCAATTACTTTTTTTTCCTGCGACATCATTTCCAACAATAGTTTTTTCTTCAATTAACTACTACcggtgaaaaaaatttaaaaaataaacttaTTAATAGTTTGTGGGAGTTTAAAACTCCCACAAAACTAACTTTTGTTACTATTTAATGAATTCTTTAATAGAAGGATCGTATTATCCTAAAATGAAAAGGTTGATAATCAAAgtgttccttttttttttttggataaggggCGCCTTATCCTTTGTGAAAATGGACAAGAGTCGGGTTGGATCTTTATTCGTATGCTTATGAAGCATGGTTAGGATTGAATTTTAGAGAAATTTTAAATCCCTAGGTAGGGTTAAAGTAGAGTTTAAATCTTACTCTATTCTGCTCATTGCCAGCCCTAGAGGTGTCGTATTGAGGGTGATGGCAATAGCGGTGAGAAGGGATAGTGGCGATAGTTACAGTTAGCAGTGATTAAAAGCTAACCCAACCTCAATTTCAGTCCAAATTTGAAGTATATTTTGTCGAGACAGTTTGTTTTTGTCATTTTTACTCGATGTGATTTTGAATTGTGTTCGGTTTATACTTCAAATTGGTTCGATTCAACTTAAAAttgtattttataataaaaaatatattttagaatagaataaataatgaaatattatacttttatactttaattactattttttatattatatgatattatttttattttaaaataatttatttttttataatacaatataatgttgttaaatttaatttttaaaaaattttttatttaaatttttatattgaattgGTTTAATTTAATCtaacttattttaaattaatttaaggtTGAATCCAAATCTAATTAAAGTTGTCTCAACACTACTCATATTGCAACGCCAAATAGTTGTAGTAGTGAGttagaagagaaagagataaGAGATATATTAGCACCATTAAAAGGGATTAAATTTTGGACTAAATCTGAAAAGATGATGGGTTAAATAAGCTAGTTAATGGGATAAACGGACAGTCCgtttatttcttttatatattttttttaaaaaatagtatttttagccaatatttcttttgatttgatctaaaaatttgattcatcaacagaaaaaaattgtttgtttaagatttttttatctaaaagtcatattttttgataaaatatttttcaaaaaataaaatgaaatgaTAAACAGACCAATTAGAATGACTTTAAACGGTTCGAACTAAAAAATTATGGtccataaataaaataagtttaaaCAAATCAGATCTAAATGGATTGGACTGCTGTTAAATGATTCtaagatataaaataaaattgtctatcaaaatattaaaatatcaataATTTAATAGATTTAAATGGTAGGAATAAAAGTAAAACATATCCCAAACTGCAATAGTAAAACTGAAATAAATTTGGCattaagaataattttaaaacttgTGACAAATAAACTAGAGTTTATTTGAAGAAAATTTAATTGTTAATATTATTAACATAcaattggataaaataagaacaactttatgatttatttttgtttttctctaaTCCTTGTGTATTATTCTTCTTCATCCAATAGAATTCAACTTTTCTAttattacttaaaaaaattatatattattagatcATTTGTATATAAGTGCATGAGAGCTATTATTATAATGATTACagtaattatataattttaacaatACTTAAAACTGTATGTtgctaaattaaaataacattttttaatatttgaaaatattaaaaaaaatattgccaaCATTACATAATCACCACAACTACTGAAATCACAGTCACTATACGAATGAAATTTAATCTTCCGAACGTGTATAGTATACTTGTATCTTGTATGTGTTATGAATTACTCTAAATTTTTTagtcataaaaattaaaaacagataTACTATTTATCATGTCATAAATTATCTTTCCTAAAAACTTAGGCAATTAAGTAGTAATACATGAATACTTTTATATCTAATATATGgtggcaagaaattaaaagactTGCTCATTACTAAAAAATGTGAACAAAACATCTACACAAATAATGGTTGATCACATAAACTCAATAAACCATAGAAGTACAAAGGAATAataattatttctaaaatttacaTCACATGAACCTTATTAGTTACCCTCCTCATCACTAATCACTAATTTTCAAGCATTGTTGCCACTACTAGCAGGCCCTCCAAGTGTCAAAGCCAATCCTTGAAGATCACTCCTCattttattactattattattattatggtcTCTGGATAATGATCCATTATTAGTGCCTCTCATTATTGGAAATGGTCTAGTAGCTATTAGATCTTGCctaccattattattattattattgttagctACCTGCTTGGAATAATGCCTCAAAATCTCTACTTGGTTTGTGTTCATCAATGTTTGATGATGAGTTGAAGGAAATGAACATGGTAAAGAACAATTTGGCTCAGCACTGCTTGTTCCTGCTCCCTGATGACAATTTTCAAATACATTTGTTAGGGAACCACAACAAAAAATAGGTTTAAAGTTTGatatttttatgaaataaataaatattttttaaaacatttatAATGATGAGGATAAAAAACTAGTGCACTAAAAGTAATAAGAGACTCAAGATATTTGAAGCATTAAAATGTGAGAATGTAAGCAGAGTTGAGAAGCTAACAGGTGCAAACAACACTCCTCTGAAAATTCTTCCATTCACGGTTGCAGTCATGAGCAACCCCGAATCGAAGGCTCCGTCGACCTTCCCTCGAACTTCAGCACCAATCTAGGATTGAAAAGAAAGGACTAAAACTCTTAAGTAACATGAAACAGGAAAAATTGTAAAACAGGATAAGGAAATTTTGTTAGCATAGTTGAATTCTGAAATTTTGAAAGCAAAATGATCTACCAGATGCTGAACGTGTCCTCGCGCTACCGGCTTCTGATCTGCGGCTTCTTGTTTCTGTTGATGATCTAGGAGATGAAGATCTGGTGGTTGTGGACTTCTTTGTGTGACATTGTTTAAACTCAAAGATTTCTTATTACTCAAGCCATTTTCATTGCTTGGAATTCTATTGATATGTTTGAACAAATGATACCGTTGCGAATCCATGACGGATGCATTCACCTTTTGACCTGGGGTCTGTTCTTGATCGGACTGAGATGGCGAAGAATGCTGCGAATGCGAAAGAGAATGCTCTTCTTGCTCTGAATCAACATCCCACACCTTCGCAGCCgcaattcttcttctcttctgtTGCAAAATACCTGCATCGAATCGCATCTTCGGTCAATGATTAGTCCTTGAATGATGAAATGTCCTTTTTCTCACAAAATGTGATCTTAAAAAACAAGTCTTAACTTAACCCCACCTGAATCAAACTGATAAGGCTGCGCTTTCTCCGAAACTAGTTCACAACCCCATTTTCCTAGTCCTTCTGTTGGTGGCATATTCTGCTTCGAAAAACATTGGTTAGTACAAAATTTTGTAAGAGAAATAAAACTATTACATGAACAAGTACATAATGAGATTCTGTACCAAGTTGTTATCTGCTTCTGGAATAGTCCTCTTTTCTTGATTCCAATAAGTTCCAAAAACTTTGCACATCGAAATGTTATGGCCTCCGATCAGATGCTCCCCTCCAAGCTGCAATACTAACAATTCATTTAGAGGACGTTCGTCTTCTCCACACCTGCTATAAGATAACATCAAATTATCATATTAACCAAAGGATATAGAAAGTGAAGTATAAAATTTGTCATGTTTATAAAGTAGGATAGGGTTAGTTAATTAGTTCACAAGGAAACTACCCGCCAAACATGGCAATGTCCATGTCCATGACAATGGCCGTATGAGAAAACCGCCCTTGCGGCTGTTGACCACCAGCATCGAGTTGAGTCCACAAACAAGTGCAGATATCAAAGACCCAAATGTCGTTATAATAACGGTTATCTCCTACTCCTCCAATGATGTACACCTATAAAGTATGTAGTGTTCATTTGCTTAGTTAAGAGTATCATACATTTATTactaaatattttaaagaaagaaagaaaaaaggatgCAGAAGAACTTACCTTGGTACCAATATTCACGGCGGCATGACCAGCCCTTACTCCTGGTGAAGAACCTTGAATTTTCAACTAGAATTGAATTGCAAATTTAAGGAAAAACCATTAAGACCCATGAAGTTGAAAAACATGAATTGCAATTTTGTATAATATAAAGATATTGCATCCTAAAAATATTGCTAAATACTAAATGACACACAAATTTGATATTTACACTTGTGTTGGAATTCATTTAGTAGTTAGGAGGATACCTTTGACCAAGTCATTGTTTCCATATCAAGCATACTAAGATCCCCATGATAGTGATCGCCGCAATCTCCGCCATACACAACAAGCTTGTTGCCTATTGCAAGAGTTGTGTGACTGTCCCTGGGGACAGGGAATTCGCCTTTCAACAAAGGCGAACTCCATTTCATTGTTCTAAGGTCTAGAATGTGCAAATCATTCAAGTAGTTTGCCTCGCCTGCACCGCTACCACCAAAGATAACTATCCTCTTGTCACCAACAAGAGTGGCAGTGTGACTCTCCCTCGGCGAAGGAGGAGTCCCATGACACATTGGCCGAATCCACTCTTTCGTGACAAGGTCGAGGATGTGAGTGTCATTTACCTTCTTGAAGCCATCTGTGCCACCAAACACAATCATCTTGTTCCCAACAAGAACAGCACTGTGGCTATCTCTAGGTCCCGGCTTTTCGCCCGTGGTGGTGAGCTTGCTCCAGGCCATTTTCTCGAGGTCTAAACACACAACATCGCTGAAATGCAGCCCCCCACAACAGCCCTGAAAATGTGTTAAAACATACCATAATTATAATCATTTCAAACATAAACTTTTCAACAACGGCCTTCAAGGCAGTGTAACCAAAGTACAAGACTTGTATCATGTCAAGTATTGATCAAATAAACAGAATggaaattagaaatttagaatattcatgcattttcttaataaaagttATTTCTTTCAGTTAATCAAGTAATTCTTAACATGATAAAATTAGAGATTCTGCAATCTATATTTAAAACTAATTAACCATCAAGAGACGCCTAATTAAGAAAGTAATTACCTAAGATAAAATAACTTTAATTACTAACATTAAACAGATAAAATAAGAGTTTTccaataattaaaaactaagCTAAAAATGACCTTAAGAAGGTTAATCTTGCTTAAAATGATAAAATGAGAGTTTTGCAATAATTAAAACTAACAAACATGAAACAAGAGTGAAGAGACATCaaagtaattaattaagatAGATATTCCTCAGAACTTTTTTCACccaaaaaagaaataagaaaatgaagTTCTCAGATTTCAAAGGAATGGAAGAATGTTTCTATTGAAGTGCATGTTCTGGAAGTTTTGAAGCATAACACAAGGAGAGAAGAAGagcaagaacaacaacaaaaaaatgtgattttttctATATTAAGAAAGCAGAAAGATGATTGTCAAAAAAACAAGCATTGTCCCCACTAAttacagaaagaaataaataaaacataggTGATGAGATGAATGAGGGAAAAAACTAAAATTCAGAGAAGAAAGTGTGTTTGGTTATTAGCCAAAGatagagaataaaaaaaataaaataaacaaagatTGAAAAGCAGAACTTGAGACAAGTTTAACTAAGTAATACTACTCAAGATTATGAAAACTTTTCAGACATCATTAAATGACACAAAAGCACTTTCTCAGtagtaattaataataaaataagaacaaaaaaataccccaaagataTACATAAGGGAATTGGAGAAGCAAGCAGAGTGACCCCATCTTTGAGAAGGATTGAAACCCAAAACCTTTGGATACAACCACATTGCTCCTTCCTTCTTCTTTGCTTCACTTTCAGCTACCATTGCCAAAGACCCCAttatctctttctttctctatcTATCTGTTTCTCTTTCTTTAATAATAAGTAGTAAGAAGCAGTAGTAGTAGTTAGTGTTATTTATTGAGTTGACAAGGATGAATAAGAAAtggagagaaagaaaaagatgaagaagtAGATGGACCCAAATGATGTATCAACTATCAATATCAATGTCAGTAAGCTAAGACATGAAAAGATGGCCTCTTTCAATTCCAAATCACTCCCAACTAACAcacatacatatacatatatctATACATACATAGAAGTACACACATACTTACATGATTCTTGTCATTCTGAAAAAAACCACTTAAGAcattactttattttttattttatttttttgtaattcaTGCAATTGTGGTTATTTTAATAacgatatttttatataaaatttatattataaactATTAGATAATTCAATTAAATATGTTTAATAgaatatatcaaattatttaataatttataatataatttttacataaaaacatCTTCGTAAAAATAGTCactttattaaattaattttttgtgaaTTGGAGTATTATTGTCTTTTTATATATGACATCATGATGAAACGGAATATTAAgatatgatatgatatgatataaatgtatattcaaaaattatagtggttatataattttaaaaatatttaaaatatatttttaaaattaaaatagtattttattaatatttaaaaattttataatttcaaaaattaaaattaaaaaatttataaaaatataaaaattaatgtgattttaattttaaaaatattgttttagTATTTTCAAAATTCTATATCTAACATAATTATTGTAATAATGGCTACTACAAATTCCaccaatatatatattaaaaaatattaataatttttttattttcagaaGTGTATTAAAATATTGCATTGCATAtgtttttcttatctttttaatctaAGTACAATTAAATGTATTTATGTACTAACCAaatgaaaatatatattactattcCTGTCTAATATTTGCGGTTATTGAAAATTGTAGCAgaaaaatttttgtttgttagatGTAGAAGCaatataattgaataattttatgaaattaatttttttagatataatTGTAAAAATTATGAAAGTTATAAATCTCTGCAATACACTTTTTTTTAAGCTGTATTTAGAATTACGATGGTTTACATaccattgtatttttttataaaatctatTAATTGTATTACAGCGATTTTAAACTGtcacaaaataatttaatcCTATTTTACAATAATTATACTACTAGTGGTTGCTAAAAATTACCGTAAATACTAATTTCTGCACAACAAACCATACGAATTTATGAAACTGCTAGAATGCAATTATGCGGCGATTTAAAACTGCCACAAATCTAAAAAAACCGCTGCAATTTCTTCTGTGTGTTGTAGTGATATATAATTTAcattataataattaaagaaTGAAATAAGCTAgaaactaaatataaaattttaaagtcaAATAAAATATGTATAAGATAATCACTATAAGCTCATCCACTAATGATATCTATTATTATGGTTATAGCAACATATAATATGGATAAGGATTTTTTTAGTTGGAGAGTAccttaattaattttttcatattttatatggagtaataaatttttatagtgaagaaaaaattgatttatacTATAGTAgtaagaatttttcaaaaaaaaaaattgcttatTCTAATAATAAGAATATGATTTACAATAGTTTTTGTTCAACTTTAATCGTAGTATAATATCTCTATTTATAACATTTTTAATGAGTGTCATTAACAATACCCCATGTAATAATGTATAAATAAACTATATGaacagtatatatatatattacaaaattgAAGAACTAGCATTAGATAAACATGGTTAGGCCCaagtgaataatttttttttcttttttaagaaGTAAAATTTTCATTCATAAAAAAGCCGAatgatatttataaattataaatagtATAAGATTTATATctgataaaaaagataaatatccGTATCCGTTTCGAGAAATTATTATCTAACACGAGACGCACTATTCaattctataaaattttaaaaagtagaAACAGAAACAAATTTAAAGGCACAAGTGATATTACCACACTACTAAAAACATCTTTGTATGTACTGGATGGATAAGCTTCACGAACATTAACTAGTGATGTAAAATCATGGAATGTGACTATTGAAGGGGGAGTGTCAACAGAGAAGGATAGACCGATATTTTAATTTGTGGTagctaatttttaaaaaaaaaatgtatcagattattaaatgaaattatttataacaaaaatttaatttttaatagatatattatgaaaatattaatttgattttaactAAACTTTTGTATTAAATATACTATATATTATGGGTACTTAGGAATGTTTAGGtttgttgttttttattttattgtggGAGCATTTGAGTTTGTGTGAAATGAGGGTATTAaatctaattttaagttttttatgtAATCATTCATTGACACACCCTTATATTTTACAGTATCTTACTAATAAATatcttaaaattaaaacattaattaagaatatcatatataaataattttaatagaagatataaattaaatctaattttaatttttttatgtattaaaacattaaaaatttaaaatatatttattttcttttattttttaaccaatatttttagaataatttttttctattttatattaAGTCCAGGtatgtttttatgttaaatGTTTGAATACAGGGACGGATGCACATGTATAAGTGTCtgtaatttgaaattttttttgagtagtatataataataaaatttatttgtcccattaaattattgaatttgatctcacaataattttttattcaatttttagtACTTCATAGttaatttaagaattttatattaGATATCGTTAGAACgatcaattttcaatttaagtgaaatttgtgtttttttttttagaaatcgACTTGAAAGAGTATTATTTatcttcttttatattaatttaaaaaaaaatttcggtAACAACTGcattaattgaaagaaaatttttaattatgaatttcaataaaaattgaCTTCTAATTGTATGAGAAGTAAATTTCTaaataagtatatatatatatatatatatatatatatatatatatttgtaagAGTAATACTACACATTCAAGTCTTTTTATGAACTAAgtctaatcaaattaaataataaaacttTAAATAATGCTAGCTAtaactgatttttgttattGTAGACTAATTTGGTTGGAAttagttaac from Arachis stenosperma cultivar V10309 chromosome 9, arast.V10309.gnm1.PFL2, whole genome shotgun sequence encodes the following:
- the LOC130951469 gene encoding uncharacterized protein LOC130951469 isoform X1, which codes for MGSLAMVAESEAKKKEGAMWLYPKVLGFNPSQRWGHSACFSNSLMYIFGGCCGGLHFSDVVCLDLEKMAWSKLTTTGEKPGPRDSHSAVLVGNKMIVFGGTDGFKKVNDTHILDLVTKEWIRPMCHGTPPSPRESHTATLVGDKRIVIFGGSGAGEANYLNDLHILDLRTMKWSSPLLKGEFPVPRDSHTTLAIGNKLVVYGGDCGDHYHGDLSMLDMETMTWSKLKIQGSSPGVRAGHAAVNIGTKVYIIGGVGDNRYYNDIWVFDICTCLWTQLDAGGQQPQGRFSHTAIVMDMDIAMFGGRCGEDERPLNELLVLQLGGEHLIGGHNISMCKVFGTYWNQEKRTIPEADNNLNMPPTEGLGKWGCELVSEKAQPYQFDSGILQQKRRRIAAAKVWDVDSEQEEHSLSHSQHSSPSQSDQEQTPGQKVNASVMDSQRYHLFKHINRIPSNENGLSNKKSLSLNNVTQRSPQPPDLHLLDHQQKQEAADQKPVARGHVQHLIGAEVRGKVDGAFDSGLLMTATVNGRIFRGVLFAPGAGTSSAEPNCSLPCSFPSTHHQTLMNTNQVEILRHYSKQVANNNNNNNGRQDLIATRPFPIMRGTNNGSLSRDHNNNNSNKMRSDLQGLALTLGGPASSGNNA
- the LOC130951469 gene encoding uncharacterized protein LOC130951469 isoform X2, with product MGSLAMVAESEAKKKEGAMWLYPKVLGFNPSQRWGHSACFSNSLMYIFGGCCGGLHFSDVVCLDLEKMAWSKLTTTGEKPGPRDSHSAVLVGNKMIVFGGTDGFKKVNDTHILDLVTKEWIRPMCHGTPPSPRESHTATLVGDKRIVIFGGSGAGEANYLNDLHILDLRTMKWSSPLLKGEFPVPRDSHTTLAIGNKLVVYGGDCGDHYHGDLSMLDMETMTWSKLKIQGSSPGVRAGHAAVNIGTKVYIIGGVGDNRYYNDIWVFDICTCLWTQLDAGGQQPQGRFSHTAIVMDMDIAMFGGCGEDERPLNELLVLQLGGEHLIGGHNISMCKVFGTYWNQEKRTIPEADNNLNMPPTEGLGKWGCELVSEKAQPYQFDSGILQQKRRRIAAAKVWDVDSEQEEHSLSHSQHSSPSQSDQEQTPGQKVNASVMDSQRYHLFKHINRIPSNENGLSNKKSLSLNNVTQRSPQPPDLHLLDHQQKQEAADQKPVARGHVQHLIGAEVRGKVDGAFDSGLLMTATVNGRIFRGVLFAPGAGTSSAEPNCSLPCSFPSTHHQTLMNTNQVEILRHYSKQVANNNNNNNGRQDLIATRPFPIMRGTNNGSLSRDHNNNNSNKMRSDLQGLALTLGGPASSGNNA